One Equus caballus isolate H_3958 breed thoroughbred chromosome 14, TB-T2T, whole genome shotgun sequence DNA segment encodes these proteins:
- the MRPL55 gene encoding large ribosomal subunit protein mL55 isoform X2 — translation MAAAGSLLRLLWQCAVTGATPTGRHLHTSSWRADSSRASLTRVRRQTYARLYPVLLVKQDGSTIHIRYREPRRMLGMPVDLDALSPEERRARFRKREAQLREKEQQPELADDFDVERYKRFWTKK, via the exons ATGGCGGCCGCCGGCAGCCTGCTTCG CCTCCTGTGGCAGTGTGCGGTGACAGGGGCCACCCCCACGGGCCGCCACCTGCACACGTCCTCCTGGAGGGCTGACAGCAGCAGAGCCTCGCTTACACGCGTACGCCGGCAGACCTACGCACGCCTCTACCCTGTGCTCCTGGTCAAGCAGGACGGCTCCACCATCCACATCCGCTACCGGGAGCCTCGACGGATGCTGGGG ATGCCTGTGGACCTGGACGCGCTGTCCCCGGAGGAGAGGCGGGCACGATTCCGGAAACGCGAGGCCCAGCTCAGAGAGAAGGAGCAGCAGCCAGAGCTTGCTGATGACTTTGACGTGGAGCGGTACAAGCGGTTTTGGACCAAAAAGTGA
- the MRPL55 gene encoding large ribosomal subunit protein mL55 isoform X1 has protein sequence MAAAGSLLRLLWQCAVTGATPTGRHLHTSSWRADSSRASLTRVRRQTYARLYPVLLVKQDGSTIHIRYREPRRMLGENRRHRSISWCPPALPADACGPGRAVPGGEAGTIPETRGPAQREGAAARAC, from the exons ATGGCGGCCGCCGGCAGCCTGCTTCG CCTCCTGTGGCAGTGTGCGGTGACAGGGGCCACCCCCACGGGCCGCCACCTGCACACGTCCTCCTGGAGGGCTGACAGCAGCAGAGCCTCGCTTACACGCGTACGCCGGCAGACCTACGCACGCCTCTACCCTGTGCTCCTGGTCAAGCAGGACGGCTCCACCATCCACATCCGCTACCGGGAGCCTCGACGGATGCTGGGG GAGAACAGGAGACACAGGAGCATATCCTGGTGCCCGCCTGCCCTCCCTGCAGATGCCTGTGGACCTGGACGCGCTGTCCCCGGAGGAGAGGCGGGCACGATTCCGGAAACGCGAGGCCCAGCTCAGAGAGAAGGAGCAGCAGCCAGAGCTTGCTGA